One part of the Epinephelus fuscoguttatus linkage group LG12, E.fuscoguttatus.final_Chr_v1 genome encodes these proteins:
- the srrt gene encoding serrate RNA effector molecule homolog isoform X3, with protein MGDSDDEYDRRRRDKFRRERSDYDRSREREDRRRDDWNDREWDRGRERRSRGEYRDYDRGRRERFTPPRHDMSPQQKRMRRDWDDHGGDPYRGGYDLGYGGGGGPSFGPPQHWGHPDLHLMQPHHGIPIQARLGNIHDMDLGPPPPIMKSFKEFLLSLDDSVDETEAVKRYNEYKIDFRRQQMQDFFLAHKDEEWFRSKYHPDEASRLKAEAHGALRNRLNVFVFLMENNWFDNVSLDIEQTPAIIKVLDAAVIKMEGGTDHDLRILDLPSEEEEEREKSASVSGGPEPPKREDLKTLDGDRKPSVEKDKNDKEESDSASTERAAATEGEDVKDEAEKEAAKEGTPEPKKPRRKRKRSGDSDDEGSASESDSDSDSDSNSNCSDKPVKKEEVEDKDEEEEEEGEEEKPKENAEEENTEEKKPKDDSPRPRPLHRTCSLFMRSIAPTISKAEIIALCRRYPGFLRVCLSDPHPERRFFRRCWVTFDRSVNIKEVCWNLQNIRLRDCELAPGVNRDLARRVRNINGITQHKQVLRNDIKLAAKLIHALDDKGDLWSSKSQEETTELPAQNPILKNITDYLIEEVSAEEEELLGSGSGMDPEENTKEGNPAETTVERDDKLAKVLDRLILYLRIVHSIDYYNTCEYPSEDEMPNRCGMIHVRGPIPPNRITHGEVQQWQKMMEEKLSPLFSLKEILSEEEARKMGRKDPEEEVEKFVNANTQELGKDKWLCPLSGKKFKGPEFVRKHILNKHGDKIEEVKKEVVFFNNFLMDAKRPSLPEMKLPPLPGPGLLSPTMPFPPQGPQGPMAFGQPRPPLMGYGAGGPPYPPNQYGGGRGNYDNFRGQGGYLGKPRNLR; from the exons ATGGGAGACAGTGATGATGAGTACGATCGCAGGAGGAGGGACAAATTCAGACGGGAGAGAAGTGACTATGACCGttcaagagagagagaagacagacgcAGAGATGACTGGAATGACAG AGAGTGGGACAGGGGCAGGGAACGGCGTAGCCGAGGAGAGTACCGGGATTATGACAGAGGTCGTAGGGAGAGATTCACCCCGCCCAGGCATGACATGAGTCCTCAGCAAAAGCGCATGAGAAGAGACTG GGATGACCATGGTGGAGATCCTTACCGTGGGGGATACGACTTGGGTtatggtggtggaggagggcCCAGCTTTGGCCCACCGCAGCACTGGGGCCATCCTGATCTGCACCTCATGCAGCCTCATCATGGCATCCCCATTCAGGCGAG GCTTGGTAACATCCATGACATGGATTTAGGTCCACCCCCACCCATAATGAAGAGCTTTAAGGAGTTCCTGTTGTCCTTGGATGATTCTGTGGATGAGACCGAGGCGGTCAAGCGCTACAATGAGTACAAGATCGACTTCCGCCGGCAGCAGATGCAGGACTTCTTTTTGGCTCATAAAGATGAAGAGTG GTTCAGGTCCAAGTATCACCCAGATGAGGCCAGCCGACTAAAGGCAGAGGCCCATGGTGCCCTGCGCAACCGTCTGAATGTCTTTGTGTTCCTGATGGAAAACAACTGGTTTGATAATGTCTCACTGGACATTGAACAGACCCCAGCCATCATCAAGGTTCTGGATGCAG CTGTGataaagatggagggagggacgGATCATGATCTTCGCATCTTGGACCTGCCatctgaagaggaggaagaaagggaGAAGTCGGCATCTGTTTCAGGGGGCCCTGAACCTCCGAAGAGAGAAGACCTCAAAACTTTGGACGGAGACCGCAAACCGTCAGtagagaaagacaaaaatgaTAAG GAGGAGAGTGACTCTGCCAGCACAGAAAGAGCTGCTGCAACAGAAGGGGAGGATGTGAAAGATGAGGCAGAGAAAGAAGCTGCCAAAGAAGGAACGCCTGAACCCAAGAAA CCgagaagaaagaggaagcgCAGCGGTGACAGCGATGATGAAGGCAGCGCCTCAGAGAGCGACAGCGATTCAGATTCTGACTCAAATTCCAACTGCTCTGACAAACCTGTGAAGAAGGAAGAGGTAGAAGAcaaggatgaggaagaggaagaggagggtgaaG AGGAGAAACCAAAGGAGAATGCTGAAGAGGAGAACACAGAAGAGAAGAAACCCAAAGATGACTCTCCCAGACCGCGTCCTCTGCACAGAACCTGCTCTCTGTTCATGAGGAGCATCGCCCCGACCATTTCCAAGGCTGAGATTATTGCT cttTGCCGGCGATACCCTGGCTTTCTGCGTGTTTGCTTGTCTGACCCCCATCCAGAGCGCAG GTTTTTTAGACGTTGCTGGGTGACTTTTGACCGTAGCGTCAACATCAAAGAGGTTTGCTGGAACCTTCAGAATATTCGT CTGCGAGACTGTGAACTGGCTCCAGGGGTAAATAGGGACCTGGCCCGGAGGGTGCGTAATATTAATGGCATCACTCAGCACAAGCAGGTGCTCCGCAACGACATCAAGCTGGCTGCCAAGCTCATTCATGCCTTGGATGATAAAGGAGACCTGTGGAGCAGCAAGTCCCAGGAAGAGACTACAGAG TTGCCGGCGCAGAACCCCATCTTGAAGAATATCACAGATTACCTGATAGAGGAGGTGagtgctgaggaggaggagctccTGGGCTCCGGGAGTGGGATGGATCCTGAGGAGAACACTAAGGAAGGAAACCCTGCAGAGACGACTGTGGAGAGGGATGACAAACTAGCCAAG GTTTTGGATCGTCTGATCTTGTATCTGCGTATCGTGCATTCAATCGACTACTACAACACCTGTGAATACCCCAGTGAGGATGAGATGCCCAATCGCTGTGGCATGATCCACGTTCGTGGACCCATCCCTCCGAACCGCATCACACATGGAGAAG TGCAACAATGGCAGaagatgatggaggagaagctgagTCCTTTGTTTAGCTTAAAAGAAATCCTGTCTGAGGAGGAGGCGAGGAAGATGGGCCGCAAGGATCCCGAGGAGGAGGTAGAAAAGTTTGTAAATGCCAACACTCAAGAGCTGGGGAAGGACAAATGGCTCTGCCCACTGAGTGGCAAGAAATTCAAG GGCCCAGAGTTTGTGCGGAAGCACATCCTGAACAAACACGGGGACAAAATTGAAGAAGTGAAAAAGGAAGTAGTGTTCTTTAACAATTTTCTGATGGATGCCAAGAGACCGTCGCTTCCAGAGATGAaacttcctcctcttccaggCCCAG GTTTGCTGTCCCCCACCATGCCATTTCCTCCTCAAGGTCCTCAGGGTCCAATGGCCTTTGGACAGCCTCGTCCACCACTGATGGGCTATGGTG CAGGTGGACCTCCTTACCCTCCCAACCAATatggaggaggcagaggcaaCTACGACAACTTTCGCGGACAAGGTGGCTACCTGGGAAAGCCACGCAACCTCAGGTGA